The Cellulomonas sp. S1-8 genome has a window encoding:
- a CDS encoding cation transporter, which yields MSANRGLDASEVERLTRRGLRLAQLTVAYNVVEGAAAITLGLLAGLVSVVGFGIDSGIESIAAVLVGLRLAGRLRHGEPDERKERITLRLVAATFFLLAGYVTFEGVRSLTGGETPATSTPVVVLLVASIVVMPVLAAMKRRVGLALGDNLILADAAETRICVLLSISTLAGVLLFQLTGAAWLDPAAAFVIAAFAIHEGKEAWEGELVEDDGDGDDVVGVGDRA from the coding sequence GTGAGCGCGAACCGCGGGCTCGACGCGTCCGAGGTCGAGCGGCTCACCCGCCGCGGGCTGCGCCTGGCCCAGCTCACCGTGGCCTACAACGTCGTCGAGGGCGCGGCGGCGATCACCCTGGGCCTGCTGGCCGGGCTGGTCTCGGTGGTCGGGTTCGGCATCGACTCCGGGATCGAGTCGATCGCGGCGGTGCTGGTCGGGCTGCGCCTGGCAGGCCGGCTGCGGCACGGGGAGCCGGACGAGCGCAAGGAACGGATCACGCTCAGGCTCGTCGCCGCGACGTTCTTCCTCCTCGCGGGCTACGTCACGTTCGAGGGGGTGCGGAGCCTGACCGGCGGGGAGACGCCCGCGACCTCGACCCCGGTGGTCGTGCTGCTGGTGGCCTCGATCGTCGTCATGCCGGTCCTCGCGGCGATGAAACGCAGGGTCGGTCTGGCGCTCGGCGACAACCTGATCCTCGCCGACGCCGCCGAGACGCGGATCTGCGTCCTCCTGAGCATCTCCACCCTCGCCGGCGTCCTCCTCTTCCAGCTGACCGGCGCCGCGTGGCTGGACCCGGCGGCGGCGTTCGTGATCGCCGCGTTCGCGATCCACGAGGGCAAGGAGGCCTGGGAGGGCGAGCTGGTGGAGGACGACGGCGACGGTGACGACGTCGTGGGTGTCGGGGACCGCGCCTGA
- a CDS encoding cryptochrome/photolyase family protein codes for MPTICWFRRDLRLADHPALVAAVEAARAADDEVVALYVLDPALWRSSGAPRLAYLAASLRALDETTGGRLVVRHGPAEQVVPALAREVGATSVHVSAATEPYGRRRDDAVEAALAAAVPDGPGVPLVRTGCPYAVAPGRLQTGQGGPYKVFTPFRTAWLDHGWRDPAPRPRDVPWATVRTDGLPDAPATDVQLPDAGERAARERWQDFLREDLAGYDVDRNRPDLDVTSWMSVHLKYGEIHPRTMLAELAQAGRGATGDLATSVATYRSELAWREFHADVLWHSPGAATESLRPVVPEDAWADGPDADRAFAAWTDGRTGYPLVDAGMRQLRAQGWVHNRVRMVVASFLVKDLHVRWQRGAAHFMAWLVDGDVPQNQLNWQWVAGTGRDAAPYFRVFNPVTQGRKFDPDGTYVRRWVPELRDVPGGAVHEPWKLPDGPPAGYPARIVDHAREREVALADHARRPG; via the coding sequence GTGCCGACGATCTGCTGGTTCCGCCGTGACCTGCGCCTGGCCGACCACCCCGCGCTCGTCGCGGCCGTGGAGGCAGCACGCGCCGCGGACGACGAGGTCGTTGCGCTGTACGTGCTCGACCCCGCGCTGTGGCGGTCCTCCGGCGCCCCGCGGCTCGCGTACCTCGCGGCGTCGCTGCGCGCTCTCGACGAGACCACCGGCGGCCGGCTCGTCGTGCGCCACGGCCCCGCGGAGCAGGTCGTGCCCGCCCTCGCCCGCGAGGTGGGGGCGACGTCGGTGCACGTCAGCGCCGCGACGGAGCCGTACGGACGGCGCCGCGACGACGCCGTCGAGGCGGCGCTCGCGGCCGCGGTACCGGACGGGCCCGGGGTCCCGCTGGTGCGGACCGGCTGCCCGTACGCGGTGGCGCCGGGACGCCTGCAGACCGGCCAGGGCGGGCCGTACAAGGTGTTCACGCCCTTCCGCACGGCGTGGCTGGACCACGGCTGGCGCGACCCCGCGCCGCGTCCGCGTGACGTGCCGTGGGCGACGGTGCGCACCGACGGCCTCCCCGACGCCCCGGCGACCGACGTGCAGCTCCCGGACGCCGGGGAACGCGCCGCGCGCGAGCGCTGGCAGGACTTCCTGCGCGAGGACCTCGCGGGGTACGACGTCGACCGCAACCGCCCCGACCTCGACGTCACGTCGTGGATGTCCGTGCACCTCAAGTACGGCGAGATCCACCCGCGCACGATGCTGGCCGAGCTGGCGCAGGCGGGCCGGGGCGCCACGGGTGACCTCGCGACGTCCGTGGCGACGTACCGCTCCGAGCTCGCGTGGCGCGAGTTCCACGCCGACGTGCTGTGGCACTCCCCCGGCGCCGCGACGGAGTCGCTGCGGCCCGTCGTCCCCGAGGACGCCTGGGCGGACGGCCCGGACGCCGACCGCGCATTCGCCGCGTGGACCGACGGACGGACCGGCTACCCCCTCGTCGACGCGGGCATGCGCCAGCTGCGCGCACAGGGCTGGGTGCACAACCGGGTCCGCATGGTCGTCGCGTCGTTCCTGGTCAAGGACCTGCACGTGCGCTGGCAGCGCGGCGCCGCGCACTTCATGGCGTGGCTCGTCGACGGCGACGTGCCCCAGAACCAGCTCAACTGGCAGTGGGTCGCGGGCACCGGCCGCGACGCCGCGCCGTACTTCCGCGTCTTCAACCCCGTGACGCAGGGCAGGAAGTTCGACCCGGACGGTACGTACGTGCGGCGCTGGGTGCCGGAGCTGCGCGACGTGCCCGGTGGCGCGGTGCACGAGCCGTGGAAGCTGCCCGACGGACCGCCGGCCGGCTACCCCGCGCGCATCGTCGACCACGCCCGCGAGCGCGAGGTCGCCCTTGCGGACCACGCCCGCCGCCCGGGCTGA